In Lineus longissimus chromosome 7, tnLinLong1.2, whole genome shotgun sequence, a genomic segment contains:
- the LOC135490838 gene encoding trichohyalin-like isoform X3: MSFEKNYMVRFATTKNAGKTQIFWEQENQKKQKKKVNYKTRDQPHPLRSRVQQETVIEPEPAPVHKAAPAPKLPKRPQVVQQRKPPGYTTKTRDEKTGKDTSSKAAGAVTLTQEELAAILTSLGKVSKDHPLRISIEDKLNGKDKETNRITVEEEEKAKLEKKKKKKQKEKEEEDGSEVENKPKKKKKGKKKSEEPESIYNLIGAAADDDDDDDDGEGDDVDVDSAVEVMGADDGDDEVDEEEDEEKVQKVKKKKKKLVEADSGDEEEEVEAKETKQRKKKKTKKADDTEEEDEEQEKETKKKKKEKKKKSNEETDLKLEELDASTPRSQSKPEEQKSLQFLSISEKKRLQWEKERAELKADFNPWGRPGAGAPIKDSTGELLADYNQRKQQVVEEQMSQASPRGKRTNRSSPQNTTLTTSPYVDQSKVPAAMRSSFAIGATVADGEKFMTTKEMEKKQWLEDLERQIEEKKMQKAGGKGKPADAEDTWADKMSNYKSAALPEQGDSAVRASTAPKETVEESDVAFPAQLSTFIRGQNTLIDPATMQELADKRRRHLEHQQAIQDQVEERQRLKREERERKIREEQEEERKLQAQRDNLQRQFEMEQLKQKKKEYDTDVRIQKLKEAMDQAQQEAMQEKHLKRIQHLKDHGHDISQLHKSFEAKYTPRAPTTIPDSTIVPGLDITPRQTELPQETDLTKFRHNSEPEIFSHRKESGVQTDFNGAADVVERTADTTKNRDNSAGIQYKGPVNERPAVNRGNKGREKKVRLRSANSAPASKDKMAPPVSQVPPRPRKPAQKPRWNQPKEQKARPMKQSEKDPTYQRRRQQSEQRRLKREQQLIAMQEANMNRIPASERGRSRSPSAGRYGEYERQWRELSPEPELKTADITPRGHRRSRLDGHHSRVKSRSPENPPSILRTRVSRSPPTHRERAVESSPASLHISSVRARSKSPPVPAVRNRLHSRQGADENSPKHFDTLGDHRGHYSDLRPSHAPVDNGDFVPFLRSSAFLDPADSQMPLPVSREMTRVEQGRKAYAQGLKPGDYGSRMEHIQDTGLEKLLPGKKTLKDPIMNPGLVKDHPTTRQDIILQQLSDIRKNLLQRQREIETFNPHEVVASSNVRSGME, translated from the exons GTAAATTATAAAACGCGAGACCAGCCCCACCCGTTGAGGTCGCGAGTGCAGCAGGAGACGGTGATTGAACCAGAACCGGCGCCGGTTCATAAAGCGGCACCAGCACCGAAG CTGCCAAAACGGCCACAAGTTGTCCAACAACGCAAACCGCCTGGCTACACCACTAAGACACGTGATGAAAAAACTGGGAAGGACACATCGTCTAAGGCAGCAGGTGCTGTGACCTTGACCCAGGAAGAGTTGGCGGCGATTCTGACATCCCTCGGAAAGGTCTCTAAGGACCACCCTCTTCGGATCAGCATTG AAGACAAGTTGAACGGAAAAG ACAAAGAAACTAACCGAATTACggttgaagaagaagagaaagccaaactggaaaagaagaagaagaaaaaacagaaagaaaaagaagaagaagatggaagTGAAGTGGAAAACaaaccgaagaagaagaagaagggaaaGAAGAAGTCAGAGGAACCGGAGAGTATCTACAATCTGATTGGTGCTGCtgctgacgatgatgatgatgatgatgatggtgagggaGACGATGTCGATGTTGATAGTGCAGTAGAAGTGATGGGTgctgatgatggtgacgatgaagtcgatgaagaagaagatgaagaaaaagtGCAGAAG gtgaagaagaagaagaaaaagcttGTAGAAGCTGATTCTGgtgatgaagaggaagaagtAGAAGCTAAGGAAACAAAACagaggaaaaagaagaaaacaaagaaagcaGACGACACTGAAGAGGAAGACGAAGAACAAGAAAAGGAaaccaagaagaagaaaaaagaaaagaagaagaaatcaaatGAAGAAACTGA CCTGAAGCTTGAGGAATTGGATGCATCGACGCCAAGAAGTCAGTCAAAACCCGAGGAGCAGAAAAGTCTGCAGTTCTTGTCGATATCGGAAAAGAAACGTCTTCAGTGGGAGAAGGAGAGAG CCGAGCTGAAGGCTGACTTCAATCCGTGGGGTAGACCAGGGGCCGGAGCTCCCATCAAGGACTCCACCGGGGAGCTGTTGGCCGACTACAACCAGAGGAAG CAACAAGTCGTAGAAGAGCAGATGAGCCAGGCCAGTCCACGAGGCAAGAGGACAAACAGATCCTCCCCGCAGAACACAACACTCACAACGTCACCGTACGTCGACCAATCCAAGGTGCCGGCAGCAATGAGGAGCTCATTTGCCATCGGG GCTACGGTAGCTGATGGTGAAAAGTTTATGACCACAAAGGAAATGGAAAAGAAGCAGTGGCTGGAGGACTTAG aGCGACAGATCGAGGAGAAGAAGATGCAGAAGGCCGGTGGGAAGGGCAAACCGGCAGACGCCGAGGATACATGGGCAGACAAGATGAGCAATTATAAATCTGCGGCGCTGCCGGAACAGGGCGACAGCGCCGTGCGGGCGAGCACTGCGCCCAAAGAGACCGTGGAGGAGAGCGATGTAGCCTTCCCGGCGCAATTATC AACATTCATTCGTGGCCAGAACACGTTAATCGACCCGGCCACCATGCAGGAGCTCGCCGATAAACGCCGGCGCCATCTTGAGCACCAGCAAGCGATCCAGGACCAGGTGGAGGAGCGTCAGCGGTTGAAACGCGAGGAGCGTGAACGCAAGATTCGGGAAGAGCAGGAGGAGGAGCGCAAACTGCAGGCACAGCGCGACAATTTACAACGTCAGTTCGAGATGGAACAGttaaaacagaagaaaaaagag TATGATACGGACGTGCGCATCCAGAAGCTCAAGGAGGCCATGGACCAGGCTCAGCAGGAGGCCATGCAGGAGAAGCATCTCAAGAGGATCCAGCATCTAAAGGACCACGGCCACGACATCTCACAACTCCATAAAAGTTTCGAAG CCAAATACACCCCACGAGCACCAACGACGATACCTGATTCCACGATCGTCCCCGGTCTGGACATCACCCCAAGGCAGACCGAACTTCCCCAGGAAACCGACCTGACGAAGTTCCGGCATAATTCAGAGCCAGAGATATTCTCACACAGGAAAGAGTCTGGAGTGCAAACAG ATTTCAATGgtgctgctgatgttgtagaaaGAACGGCAGACACAACAAAAAACCGAGATAACAGTGCAGGTATTCAGTACAAGGGGCCGGTCAATGAACGACCCGCAGTAAATCGTGGAAACAAGGGTCGCGAGAAGAAGGTCCGGTTACGGAGCGCGAACTCGGCACCGGCATCAAAGGATAAGATGGCGCCACCTGTTTCACAGGTACCCCCGAGGCCGCGTAAACCTGCACAGAAGCCAAGATGGAATCAACCAAAGGAGCAAAAGGCAAGACCCATGAAACAATCTGAGAAGGATCCCACGTATCAGCGCCGGAGACAGCAGTCGGAACAACGCCGATTGAAACGAGAGCAGCAGTTGATAGCGATGCAAGAAGCTAATATGAATCGTATACCAGCGTCGGAACGAGGACGATCAAGGTCGCCCTCTGCTGGTAGATATGGTGAATATGAACGACAGTGGCGGGAACTGTCACCGGAACCAGAACTAAAAACTGCGGACATAACACCGCGGGGTCATCGGCGGTCGAGATTAGACGGTCATCATTCGCGTGTCAAGTCACGCAGTCCTGAGAATCCACCTTCTATCCTCCGTACGAGAGTTTCCCGCTCCCCGCCCACACATCGGGAACGGGCCGTGGAGTCGTCCCCTGCGTCTCTTCACATCAGTAGCGTGCGGGCACGGTCGAAATCTCCACCAGTCCCCGCCGTGCGTAATCGTTTACACAGCAGACAAGGTGCTGACGAGAATTCTCCCAAACATTTCGATACGCTCGGTGACCACAGGGGGCACTATAGTGATCTGCGGCCCTCTCACGCACCTGTTGACAATGGCGATTTCGTGCCGTTTTTACGCAGCagtgcttttttggatccggcCGATTCTCAGATGCCGCTGCCAGTATCTCGTGAGATGACCCGCGTGGAACAGGGTCGCAAGGCATATGCTCAGGGATTAAAGCCGGGCGATTACGGGTCCAGAATGGAACACATCCAAGATACTGGTCTGGAGAAACTTCTCCCTGGCAAAAAGACATTAAAG GACCCTATAATGAATCCAGGTTTAGTCAAAGATCACCCGACCACTCGACAAGACATCATTCTACAACAGCTATCAGATATAAGAAAG
- the LOC135490838 gene encoding trichohyalin-like isoform X1 translates to MSFEKNYMVRFATTKNAGKTQIFWEQENQKKQKKKVNYKTRDQPHPLRSRVQQETVIEPEPAPVHKAAPAPKLPKRPQVVQQRKPPGYTTKTRDEKTGKDTSSKAAGAVTLTQEELAAILTSLGKVSKDHPLRISIEDKLNGKDKETNRITVEEEEKAKLEKKKKKKQKEKEEEDGSEVENKPKKKKKGKKKSEEPESIYNLIGAAADDDDDDDDGEGDDVDVDSAVEVMGADDGDDEVDEEEDEEKVQKVKKKKKKLVEADSGDEEEEVEAKETKQRKKKKTKKADDTEEEDEEQEKETKKKKKEKKKKSNEETDLKLEELDASTPRSQSKPEEQKSLQFLSISEKKRLQWEKERAELKADFNPWGRPGAGAPIKDSTGELLADYNQRKGDETERGSRQKKQQVVEEQMSQASPRGKRTNRSSPQNTTLTTSPYVDQSKVPAAMRSSFAIGATVADGEKFMTTKEMEKKQWLEDLERQIEEKKMQKAGGKGKPADAEDTWADKMSNYKSAALPEQGDSAVRASTAPKETVEESDVAFPAQLSTFIRGQNTLIDPATMQELADKRRRHLEHQQAIQDQVEERQRLKREERERKIREEQEEERKLQAQRDNLQRQFEMEQLKQKKKEYDTDVRIQKLKEAMDQAQQEAMQEKHLKRIQHLKDHGHDISQLHKSFEAKYTPRAPTTIPDSTIVPGLDITPRQTELPQETDLTKFRHNSEPEIFSHRKESGVQTDFNGAADVVERTADTTKNRDNSAGIQYKGPVNERPAVNRGNKGREKKVRLRSANSAPASKDKMAPPVSQVPPRPRKPAQKPRWNQPKEQKARPMKQSEKDPTYQRRRQQSEQRRLKREQQLIAMQEANMNRIPASERGRSRSPSAGRYGEYERQWRELSPEPELKTADITPRGHRRSRLDGHHSRVKSRSPENPPSILRTRVSRSPPTHRERAVESSPASLHISSVRARSKSPPVPAVRNRLHSRQGADENSPKHFDTLGDHRGHYSDLRPSHAPVDNGDFVPFLRSSAFLDPADSQMPLPVSREMTRVEQGRKAYAQGLKPGDYGSRMEHIQDTGLEKLLPGKKTLKDPIMNPGLVKDHPTTRQDIILQQLSDIRKNLLQRQREIETFNPHEVVASSNVRSGME, encoded by the exons GTAAATTATAAAACGCGAGACCAGCCCCACCCGTTGAGGTCGCGAGTGCAGCAGGAGACGGTGATTGAACCAGAACCGGCGCCGGTTCATAAAGCGGCACCAGCACCGAAG CTGCCAAAACGGCCACAAGTTGTCCAACAACGCAAACCGCCTGGCTACACCACTAAGACACGTGATGAAAAAACTGGGAAGGACACATCGTCTAAGGCAGCAGGTGCTGTGACCTTGACCCAGGAAGAGTTGGCGGCGATTCTGACATCCCTCGGAAAGGTCTCTAAGGACCACCCTCTTCGGATCAGCATTG AAGACAAGTTGAACGGAAAAG ACAAAGAAACTAACCGAATTACggttgaagaagaagagaaagccaaactggaaaagaagaagaagaaaaaacagaaagaaaaagaagaagaagatggaagTGAAGTGGAAAACaaaccgaagaagaagaagaagggaaaGAAGAAGTCAGAGGAACCGGAGAGTATCTACAATCTGATTGGTGCTGCtgctgacgatgatgatgatgatgatgatggtgagggaGACGATGTCGATGTTGATAGTGCAGTAGAAGTGATGGGTgctgatgatggtgacgatgaagtcgatgaagaagaagatgaagaaaaagtGCAGAAG gtgaagaagaagaagaaaaagcttGTAGAAGCTGATTCTGgtgatgaagaggaagaagtAGAAGCTAAGGAAACAAAACagaggaaaaagaagaaaacaaagaaagcaGACGACACTGAAGAGGAAGACGAAGAACAAGAAAAGGAaaccaagaagaagaaaaaagaaaagaagaagaaatcaaatGAAGAAACTGA CCTGAAGCTTGAGGAATTGGATGCATCGACGCCAAGAAGTCAGTCAAAACCCGAGGAGCAGAAAAGTCTGCAGTTCTTGTCGATATCGGAAAAGAAACGTCTTCAGTGGGAGAAGGAGAGAG CCGAGCTGAAGGCTGACTTCAATCCGTGGGGTAGACCAGGGGCCGGAGCTCCCATCAAGGACTCCACCGGGGAGCTGTTGGCCGACTACAACCAGAGGAAG GGGGACGAAACTGAACGAGGGAGTCGCCAAAAGAAG CAACAAGTCGTAGAAGAGCAGATGAGCCAGGCCAGTCCACGAGGCAAGAGGACAAACAGATCCTCCCCGCAGAACACAACACTCACAACGTCACCGTACGTCGACCAATCCAAGGTGCCGGCAGCAATGAGGAGCTCATTTGCCATCGGG GCTACGGTAGCTGATGGTGAAAAGTTTATGACCACAAAGGAAATGGAAAAGAAGCAGTGGCTGGAGGACTTAG aGCGACAGATCGAGGAGAAGAAGATGCAGAAGGCCGGTGGGAAGGGCAAACCGGCAGACGCCGAGGATACATGGGCAGACAAGATGAGCAATTATAAATCTGCGGCGCTGCCGGAACAGGGCGACAGCGCCGTGCGGGCGAGCACTGCGCCCAAAGAGACCGTGGAGGAGAGCGATGTAGCCTTCCCGGCGCAATTATC AACATTCATTCGTGGCCAGAACACGTTAATCGACCCGGCCACCATGCAGGAGCTCGCCGATAAACGCCGGCGCCATCTTGAGCACCAGCAAGCGATCCAGGACCAGGTGGAGGAGCGTCAGCGGTTGAAACGCGAGGAGCGTGAACGCAAGATTCGGGAAGAGCAGGAGGAGGAGCGCAAACTGCAGGCACAGCGCGACAATTTACAACGTCAGTTCGAGATGGAACAGttaaaacagaagaaaaaagag TATGATACGGACGTGCGCATCCAGAAGCTCAAGGAGGCCATGGACCAGGCTCAGCAGGAGGCCATGCAGGAGAAGCATCTCAAGAGGATCCAGCATCTAAAGGACCACGGCCACGACATCTCACAACTCCATAAAAGTTTCGAAG CCAAATACACCCCACGAGCACCAACGACGATACCTGATTCCACGATCGTCCCCGGTCTGGACATCACCCCAAGGCAGACCGAACTTCCCCAGGAAACCGACCTGACGAAGTTCCGGCATAATTCAGAGCCAGAGATATTCTCACACAGGAAAGAGTCTGGAGTGCAAACAG ATTTCAATGgtgctgctgatgttgtagaaaGAACGGCAGACACAACAAAAAACCGAGATAACAGTGCAGGTATTCAGTACAAGGGGCCGGTCAATGAACGACCCGCAGTAAATCGTGGAAACAAGGGTCGCGAGAAGAAGGTCCGGTTACGGAGCGCGAACTCGGCACCGGCATCAAAGGATAAGATGGCGCCACCTGTTTCACAGGTACCCCCGAGGCCGCGTAAACCTGCACAGAAGCCAAGATGGAATCAACCAAAGGAGCAAAAGGCAAGACCCATGAAACAATCTGAGAAGGATCCCACGTATCAGCGCCGGAGACAGCAGTCGGAACAACGCCGATTGAAACGAGAGCAGCAGTTGATAGCGATGCAAGAAGCTAATATGAATCGTATACCAGCGTCGGAACGAGGACGATCAAGGTCGCCCTCTGCTGGTAGATATGGTGAATATGAACGACAGTGGCGGGAACTGTCACCGGAACCAGAACTAAAAACTGCGGACATAACACCGCGGGGTCATCGGCGGTCGAGATTAGACGGTCATCATTCGCGTGTCAAGTCACGCAGTCCTGAGAATCCACCTTCTATCCTCCGTACGAGAGTTTCCCGCTCCCCGCCCACACATCGGGAACGGGCCGTGGAGTCGTCCCCTGCGTCTCTTCACATCAGTAGCGTGCGGGCACGGTCGAAATCTCCACCAGTCCCCGCCGTGCGTAATCGTTTACACAGCAGACAAGGTGCTGACGAGAATTCTCCCAAACATTTCGATACGCTCGGTGACCACAGGGGGCACTATAGTGATCTGCGGCCCTCTCACGCACCTGTTGACAATGGCGATTTCGTGCCGTTTTTACGCAGCagtgcttttttggatccggcCGATTCTCAGATGCCGCTGCCAGTATCTCGTGAGATGACCCGCGTGGAACAGGGTCGCAAGGCATATGCTCAGGGATTAAAGCCGGGCGATTACGGGTCCAGAATGGAACACATCCAAGATACTGGTCTGGAGAAACTTCTCCCTGGCAAAAAGACATTAAAG GACCCTATAATGAATCCAGGTTTAGTCAAAGATCACCCGACCACTCGACAAGACATCATTCTACAACAGCTATCAGATATAAGAAAG
- the LOC135490838 gene encoding trichohyalin-like isoform X2, with protein MSFEKNYMVRFATTKNAGKTQIFWEQENQKKQKKKVNYKTRDQPHPLRSRVQQETVIEPEPAPVHKAAPAPKLPKRPQVVQQRKPPGYTTKTRDEKTGKDTSSKAAGAVTLTQEELAAILTSLGKVSKDHPLRISIDKETNRITVEEEEKAKLEKKKKKKQKEKEEEDGSEVENKPKKKKKGKKKSEEPESIYNLIGAAADDDDDDDDGEGDDVDVDSAVEVMGADDGDDEVDEEEDEEKVQKVKKKKKKLVEADSGDEEEEVEAKETKQRKKKKTKKADDTEEEDEEQEKETKKKKKEKKKKSNEETDLKLEELDASTPRSQSKPEEQKSLQFLSISEKKRLQWEKERAELKADFNPWGRPGAGAPIKDSTGELLADYNQRKGDETERGSRQKKQQVVEEQMSQASPRGKRTNRSSPQNTTLTTSPYVDQSKVPAAMRSSFAIGATVADGEKFMTTKEMEKKQWLEDLERQIEEKKMQKAGGKGKPADAEDTWADKMSNYKSAALPEQGDSAVRASTAPKETVEESDVAFPAQLSTFIRGQNTLIDPATMQELADKRRRHLEHQQAIQDQVEERQRLKREERERKIREEQEEERKLQAQRDNLQRQFEMEQLKQKKKEYDTDVRIQKLKEAMDQAQQEAMQEKHLKRIQHLKDHGHDISQLHKSFEAKYTPRAPTTIPDSTIVPGLDITPRQTELPQETDLTKFRHNSEPEIFSHRKESGVQTDFNGAADVVERTADTTKNRDNSAGIQYKGPVNERPAVNRGNKGREKKVRLRSANSAPASKDKMAPPVSQVPPRPRKPAQKPRWNQPKEQKARPMKQSEKDPTYQRRRQQSEQRRLKREQQLIAMQEANMNRIPASERGRSRSPSAGRYGEYERQWRELSPEPELKTADITPRGHRRSRLDGHHSRVKSRSPENPPSILRTRVSRSPPTHRERAVESSPASLHISSVRARSKSPPVPAVRNRLHSRQGADENSPKHFDTLGDHRGHYSDLRPSHAPVDNGDFVPFLRSSAFLDPADSQMPLPVSREMTRVEQGRKAYAQGLKPGDYGSRMEHIQDTGLEKLLPGKKTLKDPIMNPGLVKDHPTTRQDIILQQLSDIRKNLLQRQREIETFNPHEVVASSNVRSGME; from the exons GTAAATTATAAAACGCGAGACCAGCCCCACCCGTTGAGGTCGCGAGTGCAGCAGGAGACGGTGATTGAACCAGAACCGGCGCCGGTTCATAAAGCGGCACCAGCACCGAAG CTGCCAAAACGGCCACAAGTTGTCCAACAACGCAAACCGCCTGGCTACACCACTAAGACACGTGATGAAAAAACTGGGAAGGACACATCGTCTAAGGCAGCAGGTGCTGTGACCTTGACCCAGGAAGAGTTGGCGGCGATTCTGACATCCCTCGGAAAGGTCTCTAAGGACCACCCTCTTCGGATCAGCATTG ACAAAGAAACTAACCGAATTACggttgaagaagaagagaaagccaaactggaaaagaagaagaagaaaaaacagaaagaaaaagaagaagaagatggaagTGAAGTGGAAAACaaaccgaagaagaagaagaagggaaaGAAGAAGTCAGAGGAACCGGAGAGTATCTACAATCTGATTGGTGCTGCtgctgacgatgatgatgatgatgatgatggtgagggaGACGATGTCGATGTTGATAGTGCAGTAGAAGTGATGGGTgctgatgatggtgacgatgaagtcgatgaagaagaagatgaagaaaaagtGCAGAAG gtgaagaagaagaagaaaaagcttGTAGAAGCTGATTCTGgtgatgaagaggaagaagtAGAAGCTAAGGAAACAAAACagaggaaaaagaagaaaacaaagaaagcaGACGACACTGAAGAGGAAGACGAAGAACAAGAAAAGGAaaccaagaagaagaaaaaagaaaagaagaagaaatcaaatGAAGAAACTGA CCTGAAGCTTGAGGAATTGGATGCATCGACGCCAAGAAGTCAGTCAAAACCCGAGGAGCAGAAAAGTCTGCAGTTCTTGTCGATATCGGAAAAGAAACGTCTTCAGTGGGAGAAGGAGAGAG CCGAGCTGAAGGCTGACTTCAATCCGTGGGGTAGACCAGGGGCCGGAGCTCCCATCAAGGACTCCACCGGGGAGCTGTTGGCCGACTACAACCAGAGGAAG GGGGACGAAACTGAACGAGGGAGTCGCCAAAAGAAG CAACAAGTCGTAGAAGAGCAGATGAGCCAGGCCAGTCCACGAGGCAAGAGGACAAACAGATCCTCCCCGCAGAACACAACACTCACAACGTCACCGTACGTCGACCAATCCAAGGTGCCGGCAGCAATGAGGAGCTCATTTGCCATCGGG GCTACGGTAGCTGATGGTGAAAAGTTTATGACCACAAAGGAAATGGAAAAGAAGCAGTGGCTGGAGGACTTAG aGCGACAGATCGAGGAGAAGAAGATGCAGAAGGCCGGTGGGAAGGGCAAACCGGCAGACGCCGAGGATACATGGGCAGACAAGATGAGCAATTATAAATCTGCGGCGCTGCCGGAACAGGGCGACAGCGCCGTGCGGGCGAGCACTGCGCCCAAAGAGACCGTGGAGGAGAGCGATGTAGCCTTCCCGGCGCAATTATC AACATTCATTCGTGGCCAGAACACGTTAATCGACCCGGCCACCATGCAGGAGCTCGCCGATAAACGCCGGCGCCATCTTGAGCACCAGCAAGCGATCCAGGACCAGGTGGAGGAGCGTCAGCGGTTGAAACGCGAGGAGCGTGAACGCAAGATTCGGGAAGAGCAGGAGGAGGAGCGCAAACTGCAGGCACAGCGCGACAATTTACAACGTCAGTTCGAGATGGAACAGttaaaacagaagaaaaaagag TATGATACGGACGTGCGCATCCAGAAGCTCAAGGAGGCCATGGACCAGGCTCAGCAGGAGGCCATGCAGGAGAAGCATCTCAAGAGGATCCAGCATCTAAAGGACCACGGCCACGACATCTCACAACTCCATAAAAGTTTCGAAG CCAAATACACCCCACGAGCACCAACGACGATACCTGATTCCACGATCGTCCCCGGTCTGGACATCACCCCAAGGCAGACCGAACTTCCCCAGGAAACCGACCTGACGAAGTTCCGGCATAATTCAGAGCCAGAGATATTCTCACACAGGAAAGAGTCTGGAGTGCAAACAG ATTTCAATGgtgctgctgatgttgtagaaaGAACGGCAGACACAACAAAAAACCGAGATAACAGTGCAGGTATTCAGTACAAGGGGCCGGTCAATGAACGACCCGCAGTAAATCGTGGAAACAAGGGTCGCGAGAAGAAGGTCCGGTTACGGAGCGCGAACTCGGCACCGGCATCAAAGGATAAGATGGCGCCACCTGTTTCACAGGTACCCCCGAGGCCGCGTAAACCTGCACAGAAGCCAAGATGGAATCAACCAAAGGAGCAAAAGGCAAGACCCATGAAACAATCTGAGAAGGATCCCACGTATCAGCGCCGGAGACAGCAGTCGGAACAACGCCGATTGAAACGAGAGCAGCAGTTGATAGCGATGCAAGAAGCTAATATGAATCGTATACCAGCGTCGGAACGAGGACGATCAAGGTCGCCCTCTGCTGGTAGATATGGTGAATATGAACGACAGTGGCGGGAACTGTCACCGGAACCAGAACTAAAAACTGCGGACATAACACCGCGGGGTCATCGGCGGTCGAGATTAGACGGTCATCATTCGCGTGTCAAGTCACGCAGTCCTGAGAATCCACCTTCTATCCTCCGTACGAGAGTTTCCCGCTCCCCGCCCACACATCGGGAACGGGCCGTGGAGTCGTCCCCTGCGTCTCTTCACATCAGTAGCGTGCGGGCACGGTCGAAATCTCCACCAGTCCCCGCCGTGCGTAATCGTTTACACAGCAGACAAGGTGCTGACGAGAATTCTCCCAAACATTTCGATACGCTCGGTGACCACAGGGGGCACTATAGTGATCTGCGGCCCTCTCACGCACCTGTTGACAATGGCGATTTCGTGCCGTTTTTACGCAGCagtgcttttttggatccggcCGATTCTCAGATGCCGCTGCCAGTATCTCGTGAGATGACCCGCGTGGAACAGGGTCGCAAGGCATATGCTCAGGGATTAAAGCCGGGCGATTACGGGTCCAGAATGGAACACATCCAAGATACTGGTCTGGAGAAACTTCTCCCTGGCAAAAAGACATTAAAG GACCCTATAATGAATCCAGGTTTAGTCAAAGATCACCCGACCACTCGACAAGACATCATTCTACAACAGCTATCAGATATAAGAAAG